Genomic DNA from candidate division KSB1 bacterium:
TTTGCAAGGGGATATTTTGTTAGTTGATATTGGCGGTGGCACTACAGAGATAGCAATCATTTCGCTAAATGGAGTTGTCTACTCCCAATCGATCCGTGTGGGTGGCGACAGGTTTGATGAATCGATTACAGCATACGTAAGGCGTACCCAGGGCAGCCTGATTGGCGACGCAACGGCTGAAAAAATTAAGCAGGAAATCGGCACTGCGTTCCCATGCGACGAAGTACGTGAAATTGATGTAAGGGGTCGTAATCTTGCAGAAGGAGTTCCGAGGAGTTTTACTCTAAACAGCAACGAGATACTTGAGGCATTGCAAGAACCCTTATCAGTCATTGTACAGGCTGTTAAAGGCGCGCTGGAACAAACACCACCGGAACTGGCATCAGATATTGCTGAAAGTGGGCTGGTACTGACAGGCGGCGGATCTCTCCTAAGGGAGATAGACCGATTACTATCGCACGAAACGGGACTACCGGTTATCGTTGCAGAAGACCCGTTGACCTGTGTTTGCAGGGGCGGTGGCAAAGCACTCGAGATAATGGATGATAGAGGCGATAGCGATCTGCTATCAATCCAATAGCTAAAGCAAAGAGTATGAGGTAGGGGCTCCCTAATAGTAACGAACCAGGCCAGTCAATATTAAATCTCTATTTCTGGAAGAAACAACCACTGGATACAAGATGCTTGGATTTTGCATTTTGTCTTTCGTGCTTATCGTGGTTGATCATTTGTCCGG
This window encodes:
- a CDS encoding rod shape-determining protein codes for the protein MTKIAAIDIGTNTALLLVAEVTKQNEIIPIAQEEKIVRLGQGVDRNEYLNSEAIGRTLRAIREQVKIAEDLGAEKILISGTSAVRDAANREILLSEIKNNFGITMQVLSGDEEAELTYFGALSNKNLQGDILLVDIGGGTTEIAIISLNGVVYSQSIRVGGDRFDESITAYVRRTQGSLIGDATAEKIKQEIGTAFPCDEVREIDVRGRNLAEGVPRSFTLNSNEILEALQEPLSVIVQAVKGALEQTPPELASDIAESGLVLTGGGSLLREIDRLLSHETGLPVIVAEDPLTCVCRGGGKALEIMDDRGDSDLLSIQ